The region GCGGCAACGACAACCTGATTTACAAGATTAACAATTTATGCTAGGGAAAATGGTCAAAGGATCCAATTATATTTGAAGAACGGttgatataaaataaattaaaaaacaatccattaaaaaaatatttatttataagcaaTGCAAACTATATTTCTAGattactaatttatttttaacagcttcctaaaataacaaatcaaattcaatAGCAATAATTTAGCAAGAGAGTACTTCTCTTACTGTATCAAGTTCATCACtattttcttaatttcaaaaaatttgaatatatacCAAcgaatgaaaatatattttatcacTTATCTCAAAAGCATTCTGCAACCTTGTTTTATGTTTGGAACATTTTCTAGCACTTTCTAGGGAAAGTCCGACTTCAGTTTTTAGAAACACCTTGACGTCTTACTGTACCCACAGTAACTACTCTTGTTACAGCTACTTTCAGTCGAGGTTTCCCCAGCAAATGCTGCACCATGTGCTGGAAATTTCCTCCATCGGCATTCCGCGAAAGCAGAAATCACTCCAAATGTTCTGAGGGTCAGTGGAACACCTTGCCGGGGCATCGAATTCGGTCCGCCACCACTTTTTACGCTCGACGGGAGAATCAGAGACATGTGCAAGAGCAACAGATTGCCGAGGGAATTTCAGTATTTCGGTATTCCAATATTTCGGTAGGTAGATGTGCAACAAATGAAACGAATCTCTGAGGGCTGGCAGTTGGTGGTCGCAGCAGGTACCTCGGATAGGAAAGGTCCGGGGGATCAGCAGCATCCTGAGTGCAACAGGCTGCACCAGCCCAAATGGATTCcctgttattttttaacatgCAGGAAAGATTTACTTTTGGTTTTGTTCTTGACCTGGCAGCTGCTCTAGCATTCCGGCAAAATGGTTGCAATCACAACACAGCCAGACCATCGATCCTCTTCCTAGACAAGGATCTATAGAGAATACTAAACTATAGTATCTGCTGTTGATGAAAAAATCGCCTGTTGCTGGTTCTGATTCCAATCAAGCCTCGGCCTGGGATTCTTTGAGCAAATTCTGCGATTTGGCCATCACCCAACGATTTAAAGGCGTTCAAGTATTTACAATGCCCATTTGCTACTTCCATTGAATTTGTCTAGTTCGATTATGGCTTATTTGTATTCAGCTCGGTATTCTTTACGCGATTTTTATGCAAAACAGGCAATGTCTGGTAGGCTAATGAGCCGTGGCTATAGTCAATAGGAATTTCAGGTGGTGAAtctaaaaatttcaaatggtTTCTAAAGAAAAGGTGACACAGGTGGGTGTAAGAATTTTGCAGAAAGTAATACATGTGTATTGAAAAATTCAAGATTTcctatcaaattaaaaaaagtttttactaaaattaaatttaaaatttcttgtATGGAATTTATTGCAGGAATTcaaattctttattaaaaataaattctacaaaaatgtattttaaaatttaaagaaatgtcTCGCAAATcaaagtgaaagtgaaaacttAAACTTCATCCATTAATCCTTTAAAGGTTTATTTTAAGCTTCCAAATCGCAATGCAGCACGGCAAGAAGACATCATACTTAAAGCTCTCCCCTTTATTTAAACTGGGTTAGCCCACCATAATATTTAATCgacattaacaaaattatatgaatTCAAGGGGAGATGCGGCGAAACAACTTTTTAAGGAACAGCTTAAATTTTACTGCTGAATTTTATCGTGCGGAATGTTTGCGGCATGTTGTCGCTCGTTGATGCCACACACgtaaaactacaaaaaattgAAGCAAGTACGAAAAAATGAGGAGCAGACGCGAAGTGAAGCCTGATGGTCACCGGCTGCCCCGAAAAAAGGTtgatttttggttttattttactgTCCCTTTGTTTTGGTTTGGGCCGCGAAGCCAATCAAAATCTGGTCAGTGGCAGCAAAGGCAAGAGCGGCAGCAGGTTGAAAGTGGATTTTGGGGcatgcataaataaatgatCAGCGTGCAGCGATCGGTATTTAATTACACAGACTTGCAGTTGACAATTCTGGCTGCTCGGGCATATGGCACGCGTTGGGGCATAGACAGATCCAAAAAAGGTGAACAAAAACCAGGGACAGTGAGAGTTTGTTGACACTGGACCCAGCTGCTGTGGCAAAGTGTTTGAACAGCTTAAAGTTTGCCGAGCTGCTGTACAGTATGTTAACATTGCGCAAACATGCCACAAAGGACACACATTTccgaaaaaatgtatctttccTTTGTGGCAGCTCGTTGGCCCCCTGAAAAACAAGCCAAGAAGTCaaaggaaaaggaaatcaTTCTGTTTCTTATTCGCATTCGCAGTTCTTACTTCCACCCCAAGCTGTGACGACTTCTGTGTCCTGTGTCCTGGGTCCTTTGTCCTGTTCCGAGTTATTTTCTTCCTTCCTTTGACTGACATATTTCATACAATTGCTTGGCATTGTGTTGATTTTCCATGGCTGTTAAATTGATGGATTGCTGTGCGACTTTTGACACCGCACACAATTGCAATTCCCCCTGCTGTCGTTGGCCGTGAAGGAAACTCCTCAAGGATCTCCGGGGAAAAACTTAAGCAAGCATGCCTAATGCCAGTGACAACTGCCGCCAGTCCTTTGGATCCTTGAGCTGACATTTACTGCTTTTTTGGGGATTTTTGGGCGACATTTTTATGGATATCACATTAGGATTGTGCTAAAGAGAAAAGTATGGCATTGCAGGAATAAATCTGTTAGTCAAAAATTGAGAAATCTGCTTGGGTTTCTATTTCAAAGGAATGAAATTTATTAACCATGAGCTTACTACTCTTGCTTCGAAATAAAATCTGTAGATAATTAcctttttttagaaaaattaatatttaaaattacaatattacaatatttacaaaaaagttGAAAGAAGAGTTATGCAAATTATAATCAAccaaccaaaaatatattttaattaataccCTAATTTGACAATGATATATGACGTAAGTAATTTTGAATCTTTTAGGCTGTGCAGGATTTTTAATCCcagttaaaatttatattttaaaataccaatgaaaacattttaggtTCTATACATAATAGCATAAGGGAAACTAACAAATTGTAAAGTTCAATTTCGAAGTTCTTACATAACATCTGCTAAGCCTCATAGCCAACCCTTTATTCTAAGATGCACTTGTTTCACTTGAAACCAAGTACACAGCCGACTACAGATGTATCTATTACTCCCGAGAAGTCTTAAGTTTCTTCGAGAATCAGCTGACGAAGAGAGATGGAGAGAGACAGCGGAGCCAAGAAAGCGGACGCAGCCACTTGAGAAATCCACCTGCACGACTGGAAACGATCTGCGATCTCCGGCGATACCCCAGACCCCATGTACCATATACCCCTCCGACTGGCCGGCCTGCAGTTTTAATTTTGGTTGCGTGGTTCTTCGGTTGGCGCTGCCATAGCTGCTGTTTCTACTTGAGCACACTGCAGATTACCCAAGTTGAGCCCTTAAGTGTGTTCCATATCAGGTTTATCATTCGCTGTCATTGTCGTCGTGGCTCCGAGACGAGCTTACGCTTCACTGACCCAACGAGCGAACGGATTAAATATATCATTTCTGTTCCCCCTTTAATGAAAGGGTTGAGCTGTGTTCCGTTCGCCTCGATGGCCAGTTGGCTGGAAGCTCTCGGCTAACACCTGAAAATTGCAGCTTAcccgaaaataaatataaaacggAAACTTTGCTTCGGGGACACCGCACATTACACACTAAATATGCTTTATGAAGAAAGTCCAGGCAGGGATATATGGCTCAGGGGTTGGTAATATAGCCGAGCGTAATGATTGATATTGAGGAAGTTGCCTTGCGgttatattacaaaatatcCTTCTTGGCGGGATCTTACACAGAGCGACTGTATTTTTCgttcataaataatttaaaaaattcactaAATCCTCCTATAATGAAAATTTAcacaacatatttaatattttagttaaTAGCCTCTTTTCTAAGCAGACCTATACCTTTCTTTACAAAAAACCAAATCCTAACTTTTGGAGTACCaagtaatatattatttattttcatatatgtaatattgggaatatattcttttaacattttacttacatagaagaaaaatgtataaatattctttagaattttaaaaatgtatttgtaaaTGTTAATTCATTTCTTTCAGTGCGAGTTATAGGCTAATAAAGTCCTTAGTAAAAAGTTAACAATTAAGCTAAGGAAGGAAGCACAACAGGGTGCTcttccattttaaaagaatagcaggctttaatttaaattcgtATTAAAAACATCACAAATTTCGAAATGAAAATAACTTGGCAAACGTTTCCTAAATTGCTAATTGTGGTGCCTGTGCTGCACTTTTACCTGGCCCACTGCGTTCAGGCCGAATCTGAAGAGCACAAGCGTCGCAAGGAGTCGGGTAAGCAAATAATCtcccattttaatatttaagaaattcgaTTGCTTTGTCAGAGCAACCCAAAGTCCAGGATACAATTATTGCCTGGCTGATGAAGCAGGAGAATTAGCTGCTCACCCTGTACGGAAGGAAGCTCGGTGGCGAGGAAGTAAATGCTCGCAAATTACCCCAAGCCAAAAACTTATCGACAAGCGTCGCTCGCAACTGAAACGGAAGCAGAAAGTCAAGGTGCAAAACCAAAAATCATTACACCTGTTCACAAACACAAGAAGCCGAGGAAGATGTGAGTGTAGAAAGCGTAGAAATCGAATGGACAGTGGAGAAATAATGTGCGGCACGAACGCTCGTAGTTCATCCATCCGCAAGGGTTGAAGAAGCAAGAGTTCTTCACGGGGATTGGGGTAACACCGCTTCtgtttcgttttcattttatgttaaatttttggATGTAGTTTTTTCGGGGAAAACTGGTCACGGTTCATGCTCATCGCTTTCTGTTGCATGCGGCAGGCGACACAAATGCAAAGCAAACGAAAATTGTACCGTCTTGATATcagaaattaataaacttaatGAGCGGCCAGCGAGAGATAG is a window of Drosophila biarmipes strain raj3 chromosome 3R, RU_DBia_V1.1, whole genome shotgun sequence DNA encoding:
- the LOC108030959 gene encoding uncharacterized protein LOC108030959, with translation MKITWQTFPKLLIVVPVLHFYLAHCVQAESEEHKRRKESEQPKVQDTIIAWLMKQEN